A stretch of Aureispira sp. CCB-E DNA encodes these proteins:
- a CDS encoding HsdR family type I site-specific deoxyribonuclease codes for MKDNIGKTERISQNRIIKLFEEQLGYIYLGNWEKEERTQPIEATILLDYLIQQGYAKLLAKKAVDKFVKVATNLSNGLYETNKKVYQLLRYGVTVRAAQGDPKETVWLINWKDVAKNQFAIAEEVTVKGQHTKRPDIVLYVNGIALGILELKRSKVGVSEGIRQNLDNQKPQFIQKFFTTMQFVLAGNDSQGLRYGTIETIEKYYLKWKEETAQEFEYLIDKQLWLLCRKERFLEIIHDFIVFDKGTKKMCRPNQYFGIKAAQENIRTRQGGILWHTQGSGKSLTMVWLTKWIRENIPDSRVLIITDREELDEQIEKLFIGVDEKIYRTKSGRDLLRVLNSKEEMLMGSLVHKFGRHAEQGDYNQYIKELQQYASADFEAKGDIYVFVDECHRTQSGKLHDAMKVILPNALFIGFTGTPLLKKDKQKSIEVFGPYIGTPYKFDEAVEDGVVLDLLYEARDVEQFVTDQQSIDEWFEAETKGLTDVAKADLKRRWGTMQKVLGSKSRLEKIVFDIVKDFKVKPRLSTGEGNALLVSSSVYQACRYYELFQRAGLKECAIITSYQPYHGDIKGEETGEGTPTEKLLKYEVYQKMLDGVDVATFEKTVKTKFIKEPARMKLLIVVDKLLTGFDAPSATYLYIDKSMQDHGLFQAICRVNRVDDAGKDYGYIIDYKDLFKSLSKSITDYTSEAFDDFDVEDVNGLLLDRYQEAKEQLEIAQEAVRAMCEPVHPQTEPNFIRYFCGNTENPEDIKETEERRVALYKVVGALVRAYANIANELHKIGYTEQECIAIKEEVQYYSDLRETIKRASGDYLDMKRFEPGMRQLMDMYLDASASKKISDFENKTLVELIVQLEASTGASPSKSKQVAVAETIENNVRKVIIEESKTNPKYFEKMSDLLSELIQQRKEQRIAYTAYLEKIKELAERVSNPSKGTTYPTTLDTKAKRNLYDNLEGDEKLTLALDQAIQYTKNDGWRGSKIKEKKIKIAVNGLIQDEEKTAKIMKIIKAQSEY; via the coding sequence ATGAAAGATAATATAGGCAAGACAGAGCGCATTAGTCAAAATCGTATTATTAAGTTGTTTGAAGAGCAACTAGGCTATATCTATTTAGGAAATTGGGAAAAAGAAGAACGAACTCAGCCAATAGAAGCAACCATTTTGTTGGACTATTTGATTCAACAAGGTTATGCCAAGCTACTAGCAAAAAAAGCAGTAGATAAATTCGTAAAAGTAGCGACGAACCTATCCAATGGTTTGTACGAAACGAATAAGAAGGTATACCAATTGTTACGTTATGGCGTAACCGTTCGAGCGGCGCAAGGAGATCCCAAAGAAACCGTTTGGTTGATTAATTGGAAGGACGTTGCAAAAAATCAATTTGCGATTGCTGAAGAAGTCACGGTAAAAGGACAACACACCAAACGTCCTGATATAGTCCTTTATGTGAATGGAATTGCTTTGGGTATCTTGGAATTGAAGCGGAGCAAGGTAGGTGTTTCGGAAGGGATTCGTCAAAACTTAGACAATCAAAAGCCCCAATTTATTCAAAAGTTTTTTACGACAATGCAATTTGTTTTAGCAGGCAATGATAGCCAAGGATTGCGGTATGGAACGATTGAAACAATAGAGAAGTATTATCTAAAATGGAAAGAAGAGACGGCTCAAGAATTTGAATACCTAATTGATAAACAACTTTGGTTGCTGTGTAGAAAAGAACGTTTTTTAGAGATTATTCATGATTTTATCGTCTTTGATAAAGGAACAAAAAAAATGTGCCGCCCCAATCAATACTTTGGCATCAAAGCAGCGCAAGAAAATATTCGTACACGACAAGGAGGGATTCTTTGGCATACACAGGGAAGCGGAAAGAGTTTGACGATGGTTTGGTTGACCAAATGGATTCGAGAAAATATACCCGATAGTCGGGTGTTAATCATTACAGATCGAGAGGAGTTGGATGAACAGATTGAGAAGCTGTTTATTGGTGTTGATGAAAAAATCTATCGAACCAAAAGTGGACGGGATTTATTAAGGGTGTTGAACAGTAAAGAAGAAATGTTGATGGGGAGTTTGGTGCATAAGTTTGGACGACACGCAGAGCAAGGCGATTATAACCAATACATCAAGGAGCTGCAACAATATGCTAGTGCTGATTTTGAAGCCAAGGGAGATATTTATGTATTTGTGGATGAGTGTCACCGTACCCAGTCGGGGAAGTTACACGATGCTATGAAAGTAATTTTGCCTAATGCCCTTTTTATCGGTTTTACAGGAACACCTTTGCTCAAAAAAGACAAACAAAAGAGTATTGAGGTTTTTGGACCTTATATTGGAACACCTTATAAATTTGATGAAGCAGTTGAGGATGGGGTTGTCTTGGATTTGTTGTATGAAGCTCGTGATGTGGAGCAGTTTGTAACCGATCAACAAAGCATTGATGAATGGTTTGAAGCAGAAACCAAAGGATTGACAGATGTTGCTAAAGCGGATCTAAAACGAAGATGGGGAACCATGCAAAAGGTGCTGGGGTCTAAATCTCGCTTAGAAAAGATTGTATTTGATATTGTCAAAGACTTTAAAGTTAAGCCTCGTTTGTCAACGGGAGAAGGAAATGCTTTATTGGTGTCTAGCTCTGTTTATCAAGCTTGCCGTTATTATGAATTATTTCAGCGAGCAGGTTTGAAGGAATGTGCCATTATCACTTCCTATCAACCTTATCATGGCGATATAAAAGGAGAAGAAACAGGAGAGGGAACACCCACCGAAAAATTGCTAAAATATGAGGTGTATCAAAAAATGTTGGATGGAGTAGATGTGGCTACATTTGAGAAAACAGTCAAGACAAAATTTATCAAAGAGCCTGCTCGAATGAAATTGTTGATTGTTGTCGATAAGCTTTTAACGGGCTTTGATGCGCCCTCTGCAACGTATTTGTATATTGATAAAAGTATGCAAGATCACGGTTTATTTCAAGCAATTTGTCGAGTGAATCGAGTAGATGACGCAGGTAAAGATTATGGATATATCATTGACTATAAAGATTTGTTCAAAAGTCTATCTAAATCTATTACTGACTATACTTCAGAGGCATTTGATGATTTTGATGTAGAAGATGTGAATGGTCTGTTATTAGATCGTTATCAAGAAGCCAAAGAGCAACTGGAAATAGCGCAAGAAGCGGTTCGAGCCATGTGTGAACCTGTTCATCCTCAGACAGAACCCAATTTTATTCGTTATTTTTGTGGAAATACAGAAAATCCAGAAGATATAAAGGAAACGGAGGAGCGAAGAGTGGCTTTGTATAAGGTGGTGGGAGCTTTGGTTCGAGCTTATGCTAATATTGCTAATGAATTGCATAAAATTGGTTACACAGAGCAAGAGTGCATTGCCATCAAGGAAGAAGTACAATATTATTCTGATTTGCGTGAAACGATTAAAAGGGCAAGTGGCGATTATTTGGATATGAAGCGATTTGAACCTGGTATGCGCCAATTAATGGATATGTATTTGGATGCTAGCGCTAGTAAGAAAATCTCAGATTTTGAGAATAAAACCCTAGTTGAGTTAATTGTTCAATTGGAAGCATCTACAGGAGCAAGTCCATCGAAATCGAAACAAGTAGCGGTAGCTGAAACGATTGAGAACAACGTTCGTAAAGTAATTATAGAAGAATCCAAAACGAATCCTAAGTACTTTGAAAAAATGTCGGATTTATTGTCAGAATTGATTCAACAAAGGAAGGAACAACGGATTGCTTATACAGCTTACTTAGAGAAAATAAAGGAATTAGCAGAGCGAGTTTCTAACCCGTCGAAAGGAACCACTTATCCTACAACATTAGATACGAAAGCAAAGCGGAATCTATATGATAATTTGGAAGGGGATGAGAAACTCACTTTGGCATTGGATCAAGCGATTCAATATACTAAAAATGATGGATGGCGTGGGAGTAAGATTAAGGAAAAGAAAATAAAAATAGCTGTGAATGGTTTGATACAAGACGAAGAAAAAACAGCTAAGATTATGAAAATAATAAAAGCTCAAAGTGAATATTAG
- a CDS encoding SprT family zinc-dependent metalloprotease — protein sequence MNISQEKIAIANLEIDVIRKQIKNMHLAVYPPTGRIRLSAPLATDYDVMRLFVISKLGWIKKHIRNFMEQARETPRMYVSGESHYFEGKRYLLKVIEQKKGVNRVESSGAKYIYLYVRSTTSTKERARLMREWYRAQLKKRIPPLLEKWETIMGVQSNDWMVKLMKTKWGTCNIEQKRIWLNLELAKKPTLHLEYVIVHELTHLLERNHNERFVQYLNQFMPKWRLHRAALNALPLGDMEE from the coding sequence GTGAATATTAGTCAAGAAAAAATAGCGATTGCAAATTTAGAGATTGATGTTATTCGAAAACAAATCAAAAACATGCATTTGGCGGTTTATCCACCTACTGGTCGAATTCGTTTGTCTGCTCCATTGGCAACGGATTATGATGTGATGCGCTTGTTTGTAATTTCAAAATTGGGCTGGATTAAAAAACACATTAGAAACTTTATGGAGCAAGCTAGGGAAACACCTCGAATGTATGTTTCTGGAGAAAGTCATTATTTTGAGGGCAAACGTTATTTGCTCAAGGTAATTGAACAAAAGAAAGGAGTCAATCGAGTAGAATCAAGTGGAGCAAAGTATATCTATTTGTATGTTCGATCAACTACCAGTACGAAAGAAAGGGCTCGATTGATGCGAGAGTGGTATCGAGCACAATTAAAAAAGCGCATTCCTCCTTTGTTGGAAAAGTGGGAAACTATTATGGGCGTTCAATCGAATGATTGGATGGTGAAATTGATGAAAACGAAGTGGGGCACTTGTAATATTGAGCAGAAAAGGATCTGGCTAAATTTGGAGTTAGCCAAAAAGCCTACTTTACATCTAGAGTATGTGATTGTGCATGAATTGACACATTTATTGGAACGCAACCACAATGAGCGCTTTGTTCAATATTTGAATCAGTTTATGCCTAAATGGAGGTTGCATCGAGCTGCTTTGAATGCTTTGCCTTTGGGGGATATGGAGGAATAG